The Camarhynchus parvulus unplaced genomic scaffold, STF_HiC, whole genome shotgun sequence genome segment ACGCCTGGGAGGCGCTGCCCAGCCAGCACGGTGAGACCCCCCCCTCAGACACCCCCCGACCcacctgggacacccctgggacccccggACTCCCTCGACCCCCCAGAGATTTCCCCAgacacccccccccccaggacTGCCTGGGGTGctcccccacaccccaaaaacccctcgGGATCCTTCCCCAAGACCCCTCAATGCCCCTGAGGGAGTCCTCAgcctcctgggaccccccccccgCAATGTCCTTGGGACCCCAGACCCCTCAGTGACCCCTCCTgaacccccagacccctccatccccctgagcccccattcCCTGGGACCCTCTCAGGGCCTCactctccctgtccccccactCGTCCCCCCGATCCCCCTGACCCCCGTTTTTCCCTGTCCCCCCCCCGGTgacctcagtgtcccctcagggcCCCCCCCGGGCCGGCGGCAGCGGGAGCAGCAGCGGCGCCGGGAGCTCGAGGCCAAGCGCCGGGCGGGTCCCCGGGGCCCCCAAAAACTGGGGGCTCGGAAACTCGACTGAGTGGTGGGGAGGGGGTCctggaggaggggacaggggggtgaAAATCccctttgggtttgttttgtggggaGGGGGATCGCTAATAAAAACCCCCAGACCCGCAACGACGGCGCGCGGTGGAGGCGGGAATCCGTGAGGGGGACACGTGACCGCGCCGGCGCGGGGGGCGGAGTCAACACGGCCCCGTCGGGGTCACGTGGCGCGGGAGGGAGCGGTCACGTGGGCCGGCATGGCCGGCGGGGAGGGCGCGAGCGCCGcccagcggcggcggcggcggaaggaggaggtggggagggggcggggggaCCCCGGAATATGGGGGGGGGGACCCCGGGTTTGGGTGGGGGACACTTCACggggggtggggacacgggggaggggtgggggacaCGCGAGGGAGAGGTGACAAGGGCACCCCAAGGAGGGGGGGCGGAcgtgggaaggggagggggcaagaaccccaaaaatggggggggggggtggggacGACAAGGACGCCGAGTCGGGGGGGGGACATCAAAGTGGGGAGGGGGGAACACGTGGGGGACCCAGAAATGCCCGAGGGGGATTGGGGGGGTCCAGGTGTTGGGCAGGGGGGAGGTGCTGAATGTGGGGGGCATTTGAAGCtcattttggggagggggtctAAGATTGGGGGTCATCCATGGGGgtggggggctgtgggtggtGCCCAGGGGTGGGTTGGGGTCCCAAGGGGGGGTTGGGGTCACCTTTGggcccccccaggaccccaggGTGCGGCTGTCCAAGGCCCTGAGCTACGTCCTGCGCCACGGGGCCGAGGCCGAGGGGCTGCCCATGGGCCCGGGTGcgtgagaccccaaaaacccaccccaaaatcccccaaagtcCGCTCAAAAACCCTGctcaaaacccaccccaaactcgccccaaaacccaccccaaactcaccccaaaatcccccccaaatcccccaaaaccctctgcaAAATCCCTGACAATCCACACCAAAATAcctccaaattcccccccaaatcccccaaaaacccaccccaaaatcccccaaaaatccatctcaaaatccccccaaaaacccaccctcAACTCCActctaaaatcccccaaaatccccccaaaaactcaccccaaaattcccaaaacatcccctgggacaccccaaataCTTTTTGGGACCCTCCAGACTTCCCCAAATGTCATTTCAGACCCTcaaaccccctgggaccccccaaaccccccctgggaccccccaaaccccccctgggacccctccccaaaggCCCTGACGGGGGTCTCGGGGGGTTTTTGGGCTCAGACGGCTTTGTTGAGGTGGGGGCTCTGCTGCGGCTGCCGCGCTTCGCGGGGCTCTCGGAGAGCGACGTGCGCGCGGTGGCCGCCGACCCCAAGGGTCGCTTCGCCCTCCGGCCGGACCCGCTCAGGGTCAGGGCCAACCAGGGGCACTCCCTGCCGGTGAGGGGGGGTCccgaggggtttgggggtcccgaggggtttgggggggtcccgaggggtttgggggggtcccgaggggatttggggggtccctgaggggatttgggggggccTTTGGGTGGGGGGttgagggtttgggggtcctggggggtttggggggccgagggggatttgggggggcgttatggaggttttggggtagagatttggggggtcccaggatggGGGGCGTGGGGaagagatttgggggtccctgaggggtctggggggctttatgggggattttgggggactgggaaggggtttggggggtttataggggattttggggggtttatgGGGGATTGGGGGGCTCCAGGTGGGATTAGAGGGGTTggagaggggatttggggggtttatgggggattttgaggggtcccgaggggtgtggggggggtcccagaggggtttggggggttcctCGAGGAGTCTGggggggctggagaggggatttgggggtttatgggggattttggagggttTGTGGGGGGCTGGAGGTCTGGAGGGACTGGAGAGGAGTTTAGGGGAATTTATGGGAAGTTTTGGGGATCCTTAGGGGATTGGGGTGTCTGGAGAGAGGTTTTGGGCATCCTGGGTGTGATTTGTGGAATTtcgggtgggattttgggtgtccCGAGTAGAATTTTAGGAATCCcgggttggattttggggatctcAGGCGGGATTTTGGAGAtctggggttggatttggggatcccgggttggatttggggatctcaggtgggattttggggatctcaggtgggattttggagatctggggttggatttggggatctggggttggatttggggatcccgggttggatttggggatctcaggtgggattttggagatctggggttggatttgggggtccggggttggatttgggggtccggggttggattttggggctctcagctgctccagggggcTGTCCGGGGGTCGCAGGTGCCGGAGCTGGAGCTGACCCCCCTGGACACCCCCGAGGCGCTGCCCCCCACCCTCGCCCACGGCACCCGGCGCCGCCTGTGGGGCCCGATCCGGGCGGGGGGGCTGCGCCCCATGGGGCGGCAACACCTGCACCTGGCGGGGGGGCTGCCCGGGGACCCCGGAGTGCGCAGCGGTGAGcgaccccccccccaaaaaaccccccagggacaccccaaaaataaccctgggacaccccaaaaaccccccccaaggacaccccacaaaaacccccccaaggacaccccaaaaataactctgggacaccccaaaaaacccccccaaggacaccccacaaaaacccccccaaggacaccccaaaacccccccgggacaccccaaaacacccgagatccccaaaccccacagagaccccacaCTGACCTGGCGGGGTGGACCCTGACGTgcgacccctccccaaaaacaaaccccggggcacccccaaaaattccccaaattcagcAGGGACCCCCTAAAGCCCCCAAGGActccccccaaagcccccaaacccctttggCACCCCCCGAatcttccccaaatccttcctgaaacctccccccaaatccctttctGGGACCCCTCAAACACCTCAAATCCTCCTCgagacccccaaacctcccccctgcagccccccagccccccccaaAGCCTCTCgggatcccccaaaaccccccaggaccccccaaaaccccccagaacccccaaaatccccctccccacaggGATGAGGTCGGACTCGGAGATCGCCATCATCATTGACGGCCCCCGGGCGCTGGCGGGTGAGGGGGGGGTCccgatttttgggggggtccccgATGTTTGGGGGTCACCCCCGATGTCCGTGTgacccccccggcccctccccacAGACGGGATCCCCTTTTTCCGCTCGGCCAATGGGGTGATCCTGACGCCGGGGGACGCCCAGGGCCGcatcccccaaaaatatttcctgcgGGTTCTGCAGCTGCGGCCGCACCGTGAGggggggggggaccccaaaacttggggggttggggggggttggggggtttggggggagaccccaaaacttGGGGGTCAAAGGGTTTGGGGGGCATtgttcaggaattttggggagggatcCCAAAATTGGGGGTCTGGGGAGGTCCGGGAGtttggggggaccccaaaattgggtgGGGGTcgaggggggtgggggggaccccaaaactggggggatttgggggggctgagggggtttgggtggactcagggtttgggggggctttgggggggtcCAGGGTTGGCagtgggggggacacagggatttgggggggccCGTTACCATGGCAACAGCTCCTCTATTCCCCCACAGGGTGTGAACTGCCCCTGGACGGACCCTGGGACGAGGGGGGGGAGAGACCCCCAGATGAGGATTTGGAGGGGGGCGGTCTAAgctccccccccaccccaagcATTTGGGGGGCTTGACCTCTCCCCCCACacggatttggggggggtctgaGCCCCCCGGCTCCCACAGATCCCAATAAACCCCCTCTGAGCACCACGAGCGTCTCACGGCGGGGTCAGAGCTCAAACCCACCCCCCAAAATAACACCCGGGGGGGACCCAGGACCCCCCAGTCACCCCCAGCCCATCGCAGTTTCCCCAAATTGGATTTCACacagaaattctcttttattgCCGCATCTACCCGGatctggggggtcccggggggtgtcctggaggattttggggggtcccggggattttgggggtcccggggattttgggggtcccgggggggggGTCCCTCAGCAGATCCCGCACGTTTCCCTGCGGCCGAAGCGGCGCCGCCGGGGCTCGAGGCTCCTCcgcagctcctcatcctcctccagcGCCCTGCGGGGGTCGGGGGGCGTCGGGCAGggggggacccccaaaaaaccccctgggaccctcccccaggacccctcccccatcccccccaAGACCCTCGGACAGCCCCAACCCCCCAGGAGCTCCCCGGGacacccctgagccccccaaacccgCCGGGACCCCTCAGGACCGCCCCAAACCCGCCGGGACCcctccccggtgtccccccgctgtcccctcggtgtcccccggtgtccccccgctgtccccccgctgtccccctgtcccccgctgtcccctcggtgtccccacCTGCTCTCGCGGCGGTGCCGGTCCCGCACCAGCCGGTCCCGCCGGTTCACCAGCGCCACCAGTTCCTCCAGTAAGAGCTGCTCGCGTTCGCGCTGCGCCGCCGGCGGCTTCTGCCActctgggggggtccccaaaaggTCCCCAGAtgtcctcctgtcccctcaAATGTCCTCCtgccatccccagtgtccccatcccacccttTGTCCCCAATTTGCCCCCGTCCTCCCCTGCCCCTGATGTGTCCACaatgtcccctccatgtccccaatgtccccagtgttcTGCCATCCCCGGTGTCATACTctctgtccccaatgtcccctcaatgtcctctCAATGCCCCAGTGGCCCCtgttcccaatgtcccctccgtgtccccaaTGTTCCcacgtccccaatgtccctccaATGTCTCCCGTGTCCCCTCGATGTCCCCTCAACGTCTCGCccgtccccagtgtcccctgtctccagtgtcccccctgtccccaatgtcccaccccatccccaacgtcccccctgtccccgatgtccccagtgtctccTCCCTGTCCCCGATGtccgtccctgtccccaatgtcccctcgatgtccccagtgtcccaccccatccccaaTGTCcgccctgtccccagtgtctccTCCCTGTCCCCGATGTCGcaccctctgtccccagcagcccccgcAGCTCCCGGCTCAGCAGCTCAAAGCGCCGCTCCAGGTCGCGCTCCTGCGCCCTGGGGGTGACACGAGGGGACAGAAaaggggacaaaggggacaAGGAGGTGTCAccggggctggcagagcccccccGCAGCGTCCCGGACACCGGAGCCggggggggggcacagggaggggacacgggggaggGTGGCGGTGTCCCCGCGATGTCccctcacagcagctgcagctggtcCTGTCGCCGCACCAGCAAATTCCGCTGCTGCACCAGCGAGAACCAGGCCCGGAGCAGCCGCTCCTCGCGGGCGGGGTCTGcgcctggggacacggggacagcggggacgttggggacagcgggggcaatggggacatcggggacattggaggatattggggacattggggacacggggataTTGGGACATCAGGGAGACGGGGATATcgggggattggggacattggggacatttgggagactggggacattgtggggacatggggacattgtgggCCACATGCGCCCGAGCCTCGATGTCCCCATGatgtgtcccctgctgtccctcttgtcccttgtccccctgtccccagtgtccccagtgtcccctcaccGCTGTCCATCAGCTCGCGCAGTTCCCGCTCCAgcgccgctcccgctcccgcgCCGGGGCCTGAGCGTCCAGCCGggcctgctcctgctccagggccagcagctcgGCCGCCACCCACTGTCCGTGTCCCTGTCACCGCGGGGACATCGGGTTCACCTCTGTGCCACCCCGTGTCACCCACTGTCCGTGTCCCTGTCACCGCGGGGACATCGGGgtcacccctgtgccaccccgTGTCACCCACTGTCCGTGTCCCTGTCACCGCGGGGACATCGGGgtcacccctgtgccacccgcagctgtccctgccctccccccattgtccccagtgcccccaatgtccccacgtccccccattgtccccatgtcccccccgatgtccccatgtcccccgtgtccccttaCCCCGCTCTCCTCCTCGGGGGTCTCCGGGGTCtccctgggggtctctggggggggaggggcggggggggtCCCGACgtcaccctggggacagagggggtcAGGGGCCTCAGGGGGTccgggggtctctggggggggggggggggggggggggggggggggtctcacCTTCGTGGGGGGGTCCCGCAGGCGGGGGAAGCTCCTGGAGCGgggggggggtgtggggggacccctccccacccccgcgggccggggggagcggggggctctggcacagccgccccctccccaaatgctgggggggggtcctggggggacTCCCCCTCAACAGGGCCGagctgggggtcccgggggctgGGCGGGGGCCCCCCCTCGGGTGTGTCAGTggggggggcctggggggggctgagctgggggtcctgggggggctCCCCCTCCAcgggggggtctgggggggtctcCCCCTGCTCAGTGTCCAActggggggggtctgggggggtctcTCGGGGCCCCCCCTCGGTGACGCAGATTTGGGGTTCCGGGGGGGTCCCAGTTGGGGTCTCtgagggggtctgggggtcccgggggggctCTTGGGGCTCCTCCTCAATGGAGCCGCTCTGGGGGCGtgggggggtccccgggggggGCGTTTGGGGCCCCCCCTCGATGATGTCACTCTGAAGGTccgggggtccccgggggggGCGTTTGGGGTCCCCCCTCAATGACGTCACTCCGGGCGTCCGGGGGGGTCTCTTGGCGTCCCCCTCGGTGACGTCACTCAGTGATTCCGGGGGTCTCCCCTCCTCAATGGAGCCGCTCCGGGGTCCGGGGGGGTCTCTTGGGGCCCCCCCTCGGTGGGCCCGCTCCGGGGGTccgggggggtccccgggggggtccccaggaGCGCCCGGACCTGGCTGAGGAAGGTCATGACCCCGAGGCTGTCGGGGGTCTCCATGTCCGAGGGGTCCAGGAGCCGCGGAACCCCCAGGGCAGCGAAGGCGTCGAAGGCCTggaggggggatttggggggggtcaaGGTGGGGGGACCCCCAAGCCTggagccccccggccccccagcccccccacgCACCCGTTTGTTGTTGCCCCAGTGGTCCCGGGGGTCCAGAGCTCTGAAATCACTGCGGGGGGGGGGGTTGGTCACTGCGGGGGTCCCCAAGTGACCCAACCCCCCCGCCCCCCAACATCCCCGGGGGGCTGTGACCCCCCCCATCCATGGGTGCCCCCCTCGAATTGCTCCTCAccctcccccagacccccccaattcccccaagGGTGtctcctctgtcccctgtgacccccccaaaccccccaggatccaactgggacccccccaaaccacGCAGGACCCCCCCATgtctcccccaaaccccccaggactccccagggtccccccaaatcccccaggacccccctgaACCCCTCAGGACCCCTTCAGGGTCCCATCACTCCCCCCAGGATCCACCTgtgaccccccaaacccccaggaacccccaaagcccctccccccccccgcgccccctcACATCTCGCGGGGTCTCAGCCGGTGCAGGAGGGCGCAGAACCCCAACCCGCTGCTCCAGGACCCCCCGAAATCGGTGACGGAGACCCCCGGGTACCCGGCCGTGACCCCCCGGCACCAGGCCAGGAGCGCCCCACGACCCccgggggggtcctgggggggacacgggggtcaGCACAGAGAGACCTCCCAAAACAgagagacccccccccaaaaccagagaCCCCCCGGAGCACAGAGAGACCCCCCCCCAGCACCCAGagacacccccagacccaaattgGCGGGGGCAGAAcagccccaaacaccccccacccccatgGGACCCTTCCCCCTCCAATTCAGGGGTCctcgccccccgccccccccacTCACCGCGCTGATCCCGGGGGGGGTCTCTGGGTCCCCCCCCGGCTCTGGGGGGTCCCTCCGTGTCCCCAAATTGGAGGGGTCCCTGCTGGGGGGGGGCGCTGGGGGGGAGAGGCCGGtcagggacccccccccccatccAGAGACACCCCCGGCAttggggggacaccgggggggggttgtggggacacttggggacactttggggacacattggggaccCACCTcggggcgcggggggggcgCCCCCCGCCCTGTGCGCCCCCCCCTCGTCCTCGGGGTCACTCTCAAAGTCCCCCAGGTCGGCCACGTCCCCGGGGGGGCTCAGGCTGGTGACACTCTGCATGTCCTCGTCCCTGGGGGGGGGTGACAATGTCACCAGAGGGTCCCCAAggccccccccagccccaatgGGGaccccccggtgtccccaagaGGCCCAGGACCCTCCATGGAcaccaaatgtccccaaagtccctCGGTGTCCTCAAGCCCTCCTTGTGTCCCCAAGCCCCgcaatgtccccagtgtccccatccaCCTGccaatgtccccctgtccccagtgtcccccctgtccctccatgtccctccaTGGTCACAGTTTCCCCAATCTCCAATGTCCCCCCCGTCCCTAATGTCCCTTCAATGTTCCCATTcctccctgatgtccccaatgtccccgatgtccctcagtgtcacccctgtccccaatgtccccattcccccccaATTTATCCAATGTCCCCATGATGcaccaaatgtccccaatgtccccagtgtcccttcaatgtccccaatgtccccgcgATGTCCGCAttcccccaatgtcccctcaatgcccccccagtgtccccaatcctCCAatgccctccctgtcccctcgatgtccccagtgtccccaatgtccccccagggCCGTACGTGGGGTGTCCCTCCATCAGGACGAGCCCGCGCAGCCGCAGCCGCAGCGTGGCCGTTGTCACCTTGCGGCTGCGGGGccgcagggacagggacacggcgGTGTCCCCAACCCCCGCCAGGCGCCCCAGCTCCAGCGGGGCCGCGGCCACCAccgagccccggccccgcgactcctgcggggacaccggggacagctggggacaccggggacagctggggacattggggacaccgggggatGGGACACCCGGACACccagggacattggggacaccggggacggctggggacacccgggacacccaggggacattggggacaccgggatagctgggacattggggacaccggggacagctggggacaccggggacagctggggacacccaggggacattggggacagctggggacaccc includes the following:
- the TRPT1 gene encoding tRNA 2'-phosphotransferase 1 isoform X2 is translated as MAGGEGASAAQRRRRRKEEDPRVRLSKALSYVLRHGAEAEGLPMGPDGFVEVGALLRLPRFAGLSESDVRAVAADPKGRFALRPDPLRVRANQGHSLPVPELELTPLDTPEALPPTLAHGTRRRLWGPIRAGGLRPMGRQHLHLAGGLPGDPGVRSDGIPFFRSANGVILTPGDAQGRIPQKYFLRVLQLRPHRCELPLDGPWDEGGERPPDEDLEGGGLSSPPTPSIWGA
- the LOC115916306 gene encoding EH domain-binding protein 1-like protein 1; translation: MDSGADPAREERLLRAWFSLVQQRNLLVRRQDQLQLLAQERDLERRFELLSRELRGLLGTEEWQKPPAAQREREQLLLEELVALVNRRDRLVRDRHRRESRALEEDEELRRSLEPRRRRFGRRETCGIC
- the TRPT1 gene encoding tRNA 2'-phosphotransferase 1 isoform X1; this encodes MAGGEGASAAQRRRRRKEEDPRVRLSKALSYVLRHGAEAEGLPMGPDGFVEVGALLRLPRFAGLSESDVRAVAADPKGRFALRPDPLRVRANQGHSLPVPELELTPLDTPEALPPTLAHGTRRRLWGPIRAGGLRPMGRQHLHLAGGLPGDPGVRSGMRSDSEIAIIIDGPRALADGIPFFRSANGVILTPGDAQGRIPQKYFLRVLQLRPHRCELPLDGPWDEGGERPPDEDLEGGGLSSPPTPSIWGA
- the LOC115916220 gene encoding EH domain-binding protein 1-like protein 1 encodes the protein MGSVWKRLQRAGKRAAKVRFEATLEELLLDGGGSWWQPGIQDPRRGMVVWVVPETLEVVVTLYRDPQAAAFDDKTWNFLVVNESRGRGSVVAAAPLELGRLAGVGDTAVSLSLRPRSRKVTTATLRLRLRGLVLMEGHPTDEDMQSVTSLSPPGDVADLGDFESDPEDEGGAHRAGGAPPAPRAPPPSRDPSNLGTRRDPPEPGGDPETPPGISADPPGGRGALLAWCRGVTAGYPGVSVTDFGGSWSSGLGFCALLHRLRPREIDFRALDPRDHWGNNKRAFDAFAALGVPRLLDPSDMETPDSLGVMTFLSQGDVGTPPAPPPPETPRETPETPEEESGGHGQWVAAELLALEQEQARLDAQAPARERERRWSGNCAS